Proteins found in one Phycodurus eques isolate BA_2022a chromosome 18, UOR_Pequ_1.1, whole genome shotgun sequence genomic segment:
- the grcc10 gene encoding protein C10, which yields MASAPAQQPTLTVEQTRVVLSEVIQAFSVPENAVRMEEARESACNDMGKMLQLVLPVATLIQQEVIKAYGFNNEGEGVLKFARLVKMYESQDPEIAAMSAKLKSLLLPPLSTPPIGGAIPAS from the exons ATGGCCTCTGCACCAGCACAGCAGCCCACCCTGACTGTAGAACAGACCAGAG TGGTGCTCAGTGAGGTGATCCAGGCCTTCTCTGTGCCAGAAAACGCGGTGAGGATGGAGGAGGCGCGGGAAAGCGCGTGCAACGACATGGGCAAGATGCTACAGCTGGTGCTCCCCGTGGCCACGCTGATTCAACAGGAAGTCATCAAAGCATACGGCTTCAACAATGAAGGAGAGG GTGTCCTGAAGTTTGCCAGATTGGTAAAGATGTATGAAAGCCAGGACCCCGAAATAGCAGCCATGTCAGCCAAACTCAAGTCCCTCCTCCTGCCGCCTCTGTCAACACCACCCATAGGGGGCGCCATTCCAGCCTCATAA
- the saysd1 gene encoding SAYSvFN domain-containing protein 1 isoform X3 — translation MDEDFRARRQAKRLSSKEPSAPAAPNTNVCATPAGTPQTEQKSDPNPPEEGARDWMLDTSWGRWLSTRKYDLSNITLLKVLLWVVLLGFFVELEFGLAFFVVSLFYWLYEGLRDPDEREPGEMSAYSVFNPDCQPLLGALTAEQMEAEMGYRALANR, via the exons ATGGATGAAG ATTTCAGGGCTCGGCGGCAGGCGAAAAGGCTTTCCAGCAAGGAGCCCTCAGCCCCCGCTGCTCCCAACACAAACGTGTGCGCGACTCCAGCTGGCACTCCGCAGACTGAGCAAAAGTCCGACCCCAACCCCCCAGAAGAG GGCGCGAGGGACTGGATGCTGGACACCTCGTGGGGGAGATGGCTATCCACAAGAAAATACGACCTCTCCAACATCACCCTGCTCAAAGTCCTGCTCTGGGTGGTCCTGCTCGGCTTTTTCGTGGAACTGGAGTTTGGCTTAGCCTTCTTCGTCGTCTCCCTCTTCTACTGGCTGTACGAGGGACTGCGTGACCCGGACGAACGGGAGCCCGGGGAGATGAGCGCCTATTCCGTCTTCAATCCGGACTGTCAGCCGCTGCTTGGCGCTCTCACCGCCGAGCAGATGGAGGCAGAGATGGGCTACAGAGCACTTGCAAACAGATGA
- the saysd1 gene encoding SAYSvFN domain-containing protein 1 isoform X1: MERKFADFRARRQAKRLSSKEPSAPAAPNTNVCATPAGTPQTEQKSDPNPPEEGARDWMLDTSWGRWLSTRKYDLSNITLLKVLLWVVLLGFFVELEFGLAFFVVSLFYWLYEGLRDPDEREPGEMSAYSVFNPDCQPLLGALTAEQMEAEMGYRALANR; this comes from the exons ATGGAGCGGAAGTTTGCAGATTTCAGGGCTCGGCGGCAGGCGAAAAGGCTTTCCAGCAAGGAGCCCTCAGCCCCCGCTGCTCCCAACACAAACGTGTGCGCGACTCCAGCTGGCACTCCGCAGACTGAGCAAAAGTCCGACCCCAACCCCCCAGAAGAG GGCGCGAGGGACTGGATGCTGGACACCTCGTGGGGGAGATGGCTATCCACAAGAAAATACGACCTCTCCAACATCACCCTGCTCAAAGTCCTGCTCTGGGTGGTCCTGCTCGGCTTTTTCGTGGAACTGGAGTTTGGCTTAGCCTTCTTCGTCGTCTCCCTCTTCTACTGGCTGTACGAGGGACTGCGTGACCCGGACGAACGGGAGCCCGGGGAGATGAGCGCCTATTCCGTCTTCAATCCGGACTGTCAGCCGCTGCTTGGCGCTCTCACCGCCGAGCAGATGGAGGCAGAGATGGGCTACAGAGCACTTGCAAACAGATGA
- the saysd1 gene encoding SAYSvFN domain-containing protein 1 isoform X2: MKRKFADFRARRQAKRLSSKEPSAPAAPNTNVCATPAGTPQTEQKSDPNPPEEGARDWMLDTSWGRWLSTRKYDLSNITLLKVLLWVVLLGFFVELEFGLAFFVVSLFYWLYEGLRDPDEREPGEMSAYSVFNPDCQPLLGALTAEQMEAEMGYRALANR, from the exons ATGAAG CGGAAGTTTGCAGATTTCAGGGCTCGGCGGCAGGCGAAAAGGCTTTCCAGCAAGGAGCCCTCAGCCCCCGCTGCTCCCAACACAAACGTGTGCGCGACTCCAGCTGGCACTCCGCAGACTGAGCAAAAGTCCGACCCCAACCCCCCAGAAGAG GGCGCGAGGGACTGGATGCTGGACACCTCGTGGGGGAGATGGCTATCCACAAGAAAATACGACCTCTCCAACATCACCCTGCTCAAAGTCCTGCTCTGGGTGGTCCTGCTCGGCTTTTTCGTGGAACTGGAGTTTGGCTTAGCCTTCTTCGTCGTCTCCCTCTTCTACTGGCTGTACGAGGGACTGCGTGACCCGGACGAACGGGAGCCCGGGGAGATGAGCGCCTATTCCGTCTTCAATCCGGACTGTCAGCCGCTGCTTGGCGCTCTCACCGCCGAGCAGATGGAGGCAGAGATGGGCTACAGAGCACTTGCAAACAGATGA
- the LOC133417150 gene encoding cytospin-A-like: MGNTNNRSSAGSPFDFFQTHLTPSEADVTTMAISSETSSHRPQTPSLEMPPHDSHATTFAVTDWAQRLSPPSEWAILSVDGSIKSPNVSGEVAGHDEAPVVSLCSLTSLNSSRVWPLEQSWQEKDSGLEPQAAAERSGKKLSRALLRLIERHCTLLGLSLDMDTTVVAVELVKQLITERDKLAEEVNSLRETLNNEKSEWQQFQCDLHVAVSVAEGLRAESEQARSQLQEDHKSLQEELAQALGRELEMQRELKCLCSQHTDVCRRLGSLEKQQPMDRRFTEDKSHPAEGHAMKMHYVMEEADMKSVHKQEEHEANEKMDAKRSANSQLTGKGIVKVYVDALEKKKGERDPRRSLSRIPLPVDSSCHNNNLIKTSSTLPQRKKEEPPQGRKMAHIFKRHDSWSSCHTGKLDDAPSDIKPANGLCAQLRRHGGSKRNSLLSWCQSRTEGYQYIEITNFSTCWQDGLAFCAVYHTYLPTRIPYNSLDPAEKKENLDLAFKTGESVGITTTLSVEEMLKEDGPEWQKVLCYVESIFHHFVRYEVATTQGYDCVSAI; encoded by the exons ATGGGGAATACAAACAACCGCTCCTCAGCAG GTTCTCCTTTTGATTTCTTCCAAACTCACCTGACGCCCTCAGAGGCAGATGTGACGACCATGGCCATATCCTCCGAAACCTCCTCCCACAGGCCGCAAACGCCCTCACTCGAAATGCCCCCGCACGACTCTCACGCCACCACCTTCGCAGTAACGGACTGGGCGCAGAGGCTCTCCCCTCCCTCCGAATGGGCCATCTTGAGCGTAGACGGCAGCATCAAGTCTCCGAACGTGAGTGGCGAAGTGGCTGGCCACGACGAGGCCCCGGTGGTCAGTCTGTGCAGCCTGACATCACTGAATTCGTCCAGGGTGTGGCCTTTGGAGCAGAGCTGGCAGGAGAAGGACAGCGGGCTGGAGCCCCAGGCTGCGGCCGAGAGGTCCGGGAAGAAGCTGAGCCGGGCCTTGCTCCGCCTGATTGAGCGCCATTGTACTTTGTTGGGCCTCAGCCTAGACATGGATACCACCGTGGTAGCTGTAG AGCTGGTCAAACAGTTGATAACGGAAAGAGACAAACTAGCCGAGGAGGTGAACAGCCTGCGAGAGACTCTAAAC AATGAGAAGTCGGAGTGGCAGCAGTTCCAGTGTGACCTACATGTGGCCGTGTCCGTAGCCGAAGGACTGCGGGCGGAATCGGAGCAAGCCCGAAGCCAGCTCCAGGAGGACCACAAGAGTTTGCAGGAGGAGCTGGCCCAGGCCCTGGGAAGGGAGCTGGAGATGCAGCGGGAGCTGAAATGTCTGTGCTCCCAACACACTGATGTGTGCCGCAGATTGGGCTCGCTTGAAAAGCAGCAGCCAATGGACAGAAGATTCACAGAAGACAAAAGCCACCCTGCGGAGGGTCATGCGATGAAAATGCACTACGTTATGGAGGAAGCTGACATGAAAAGTGTTCACAAACAAGAGGAGCATGAAGCTAATGAAAAGATGGATGCAAAAAGATCTGCAAACTCACAGCTGACGGGCAAGGGTATAGTGAAGGTATACGTGGATGCgctggagaagaaaaaaggagAGCGTGATCCAAGGAG GAGTCTGTCCCGTATTCCATTGCCTGTTGACTCTTCCTGTCACAATAATAACTTGATTAAAACGAGCTCAACATTGCCACAACGCAAG AAAGAAGAGCCACCACAAGGGAGGAAGATGGCGCACATTTTCAAGCGCCATGACAGCTGGTCAAGCTGTCACACAG GAAAACTGGATGATGCGCCTTCCGATATCAA ACCCGCGAATGGATTGTGCGCTCAGCTACGGCGTCACGGCGGCTCCAAAAGAAACTCCCTGCTGAGCTGGTGTCAAAGTCGTACTGAAGGCTATCAG TATATTGAGATCACGAACTTCAGCACCTGCTGGCAGGACGGTTTGGCCTTCTGTGCCGTGTATCATACTTATCTGCCTACTCGCATCCCTTACAACAGCCTCGACCCAGCAGAGAAG aaggAAAATTTGGATCTCGCTTTTAAGACGGGAGAGTCTGTTGGGATCACAACCACTCTG TCTGTGGAGGAGATGCTGAAGGAGGATGGTCCAGAATGGCAGAAAGTACTGTGTTATGTCGAAAGCATATTTCATCACTTTGTCAGATATGAGGTAGCAACCACCCAAGGCTATGACTGTGTGTCTGCAATATGA